The window CGTCGCCCAAATGCCCGACAACCGGGCCCAGCGCCGTTACTTCGATGCGCTGGAGCAGGTGCTTGAGCGCGGTCCGGCAGTTGATCAGGCCGAAGCACTCGGCCCGGCGAGCGACGAGTTCCTGAAGGTGTTGTCGATGCAACCGCCCGGCGATGCGCTGAAACTGGCCCAGGGTGCGGTGGTGCAATTGCAGAACAGCTGGCGCGCCTGGTGCCGTCAGCACGAACCTGAACAACGGGAGCAGAGCCATGGGCTTGCGTGAGTGGTCGATAGGCGGGGTATTGCTCAGCCCGTTCTTGATTTATGTGGTGCTGGCCTTGCTGGTGACCGGTGGGCTTCGCCTGTTGCTCAGCCTCGTGCCGGCCGGGCGCTGGATCTGGCATGAAGCCTTGTTCGACTGCGCCCTGTATGTCTGTGTCCTGACTGTTATTACCGTGGTCCTCGGACCGCTATAAGGAGTTGAACATGCGTACTTCCGTACGTGTTGCCGTCACGCTGAGCGTGGTGGCCGTGGCGATCTTCGCCGGGTTTCATCTGTGGCAGTACTACATGCTCACGCCCTGGACCCGGGATGCGCGGATTCGCGCCGACGTGGTGGTGATCGC is drawn from Pseudomonas rhizophila and contains these coding sequences:
- a CDS encoding DUF1656 domain-containing protein, encoding MGLREWSIGGVLLSPFLIYVVLALLVTGGLRLLLSLVPAGRWIWHEALFDCALYVCVLTVITVVLGPL